A stretch of DNA from Gemmatimonadota bacterium:
CTGAATGATCTTGCCCAGTTGGTCGTCTTCCAGCATCCCGGTCAGGCCGTCCGAGGCCACCAGCAGCACGTCGCCCTGCTCAAGGGTGCCGAAGTACACATCCGGGACCACGTCCTCGTTGGCCCCAACACAGCGGGTAATCACATTGCTATAGGGATGAGTGCGGGCCTGATCGGCGGTCAGCAGACCGGCGTCGACTTGCTCCTGGACGTAGCTGTGATCTTTGGTGATCTGAAGAAACTGTCCCTTCCGAAACAGATAGGCCCGGCTGTCCCCAACCTGCCCGATCAAATAGCGATTGGCCTCGAGCACCAGCACCGTGGTCGTCGTGCCCATCCCGCGCTTGTCGGCCTCAGCAATGGTCCGTTCAAAAATCGCCTGATTGGCGGCCCGGATCGAATGCCGGACCCGCTCGAAGGCGGCCGCGTCCGGCAGTCCGGGGAGCGAACCCAATTCCTTGGCGATGATCTCAACGGCCATTTTGCTGGCGACTTCGCCGGCCGCGTGGCCCCCCATCCCGTCCGCGACGATGAAGGTGCCGCTTTTGAGATCGATCATGAAATTGTCTTCGTTGCCGCTCCTGACAACGCCGACGTGAGTGTCTCCCGCGCAGGTGATCAGCATGGCTAGACGAACAGGACCAAGGCGACCAGGGCCGCCAGGAGGAGGGCGATCGCCACCGCCATGAGGCCGGCCCGGGGACCGGGCGCCACGGCGACGGGCGCCGGCACCGCGGGGGCACGGAGGACGAAGTCGGCCCGCTCGTCATTGGGTTCGAACGAGATGACGACCTCGCCCAGCCGGATGGTGGCCCCCGGCGAGAGCGGCGTCTCCTCGGTCACCGGCTCGTCATCGACTGCGGACCCGTGGGTCGAGCCAAGATCCGTCAGGGTCCAAACCCCCTCCCGTAATTGCAACACCGCGTGCTCGGCACTCACACTCTGGTCGGAGAACCGAATCTGGCTCGCGGCCCCGCGACCGAGATGGGTGACGGCCGCGACGACCAGCTTGCGATCGCCCTTGCCCACCCCGTTCTTGATCCGGAGCGTGGCCAACGGACGAACCCGCGGCACCCCAACCAGGGTGTCGCTCAAGCGGGCTGCGGCCCCCACCGGTGGGACGGGGCGCCCAGCCGGTTCATTGACCATGGAATAGTACCGGAACTCTTCAGCTCCAATTCGGATCACATCCAGCGCTTTCAATGGGCGGCGGCCATCGATCCGGCTGCCGTTCACATAGGTTCCATTGGCCGAGCGATCAACCAGCACACTGCCGTCGGGACGAACCACGATTTCCGCATGCCGCCGGGAAGCATCCGGCGATGCGACAACCACTTCCACCTCGGCATCCCGCCCGAACCCGAATGGAACGACCGACACGAGATACTCCCGCCCGTCGTTGAGGCTCACCACCCGGCCACCGCCATACTGCTGTTGCGTCCGCCGGGGGGTCCCTTTTTCAAACCCA
This window harbors:
- a CDS encoding Stp1/IreP family PP2C-type Ser/Thr phosphatase; translated protein: MLITCAGDTHVGVVRSGNEDNFMIDLKSGTFIVADGMGGHAAGEVASKMAVEIIAKELGSLPGLPDAAAFERVRHSIRAANQAIFERTIAEADKRGMGTTTTVLVLEANRYLIGQVGDSRAYLFRKGQFLQITKDHSYVQEQVDAGLLTADQARTHPYSNVITRCVGANEDVVPDVYFGTLEQGDVLLVASDGLTGMLEDDQLGKIIQTDSTPELVVGRMIAEANRHGGLDNITAIVVRIDEV
- a CDS encoding FHA domain-containing protein, encoding MVSLNDGREYLVSVVPFGFGRDAEVEVVVASPDASRRHAEIVVRPDGSVLVDRSANGTYVNGSRIDGRRPLKALDVIRIGAEEFRYYSMVNEPAGRPVPPVGAAARLSDTLVGVPRVRPLATLRIKNGVGKGDRKLVVAAVTHLGRGAASQIRFSDQSVSAEHAVLQLREGVWTLTDLGSTHGSAVDDEPVTEETPLSPGATIRLGEVVISFEPNDERADFVLRAPAVPAPVAVAPGPRAGLMAVAIALLLAALVALVLFV